The following coding sequences are from one Acomys russatus chromosome 16, mAcoRus1.1, whole genome shotgun sequence window:
- the LOC127200383 gene encoding keratin, type I cytoskeletal 19 isoform X5 encodes MTSYSYRQSSATSSYGGMGSGSVRFGSGGVFRAPSIHGGSGGRGVSVSSARFVSSSSGSYGGGYGGSFGGTLAVSDGLLAGNEKITMQNLNDRLASYLDKVRALEEANGELEVKIRDWYQKQGPGPSRDYSHYFKTIEDLRDKILGATIENSKIVLQIDNARLAADDFRTKFETEQALRMSVEADINGLRRVLDELTLARTDLEMQIESLKEELAYLKKNHEEEISALRSQVGGQVSVEVDSAPGIDLAKILSDMRSQYEVMAEKNRKDAETWFITQTEELNRTVAGHTEQLQINKTEVTDLRRTLQGLEIELQSQLSMKAALEGTLAETEARYGARLSQIQTVISSIEIQLSNVRADTERQNQEYQQLMDIKSRLEQEIATYRSLLEGQEDHYNNLPTPQAI; translated from the exons ATGACTTCCTATAGCTATCGCCAGTCCTCAGCCACCTCTTCCTATGGGGGCATGGGCAGCGGTTCCGTGCGCTTTGGGTCCGGCGGCGTTTTCCGCGCACCCAGCATCCACGGGGGCTCAGGCGGTCGCGGCGTGTCCGTGTCCTCTGCCCGCTTCGTGTCCTCTTCCTCCGGGAGCTATGGCGGAGGCTACGGTGGAAGTTTTGGTGGGACCCTGGCTGTGTCCGACGGTCTGCTGGCTGGCAACGAGAAGATCACCATGCAGAACCTCAATGATCGCCTCGCCTCCTACCTGGACAAGGTGCGCGCCCTAGAGGAGGCCAACGGCGAGCTGGAGGTGAAGATCCGGGACTGGTACCAGAAGCAGGGTCCCGGCCCCTCCCGCGATTACAGCCACTACTTCAAGACCATCGAGGACTTGCGGGACAAG ATTCTTGGTGCCACCATTGAAAACTCCAAGATTGTCCTACAGATTGACAATGCCCGCCTTGCTGCAGATGACTTTCGCACTAA GTTTGAGACGGAGCAGGCCCTGCGCATGAGTGTGGAGGCCGACATCAATGGGCTGCGCCGGGTCCTGGACGAGCTGACCCTGGCCAGGACCGACCTGGAGATGCAGATCGAGAGCCTGAAGGAAGAGCTGGCCTACCTGAAGAAGAACCACGAGGAG GAAATTAGTGCCCTGAGGAGCCAGGTGGGTGGCCAGGTCAGTGTGGAGGTGGATTCCGCTCCAGGAATCGACCTAGCCAAGATCCTGAGTGACATGAGAAGTCAATATGAGGTCATGGCTGAGAAGAACCGGAAGGATGCTGAAACCTGGTTCATTACCCAG ACTGAGGAGCTGAACAGGACAGTCGCTGGCCACACTGAGCAGCTTCAGATCAACAAGACGGAGGTCACGGACCTGCGACGTACCCTCCAGGGCCTTGAGATTGAGCTGCAGTCCCAGCTGAGCATG AAAGCGGCCCTGGAAGGCACGCTGGCAGAGACAGAGGCCCGCTACGGAGCCCGGCTGTCACAGATCCAGACTGTGATCAGCAGCATTGAAATCCAGCTGAGCAATGTGCGTGCAGACACAGAGCGCCAGAACCAGGAGTATCAGCAGCTCATGGACATCAAGTCCAGGCTGGAGCAGGAGATCGCCACCTACCGCAGCCTGCTCGAGGGACAGGAAGACCACTACAACAACCTGCCCACCCCCCAGGCCATCTGA